From one Balneolaceae bacterium genomic stretch:
- a CDS encoding NAD-dependent epimerase, producing MKVLITGTAGFIGFHLTKRLLEENFEIVGLDNINDYYDVKLKKDRLKETGIDEISEDNLVTSSSNSNYRFIKTDLGNKEVVEQLFESEQFDIVINLAAQAGVRYSLENPHSYIESNIVGFLNILEGCRHTNVSHLLYASSSSVYGSNKEMPFKTSDNVDHPVSLYAASKKSDELMAHAYSHLYGIPTTGLRFFTVYGPWGRPDMALFLFTKAMLEGHPIKVFNHGNMARDFTYVDDIVEGMKRLILKAPSESSGQLTAPYQLFNIGYGSPVNLMDFINEIEENLGIEAEKNMMDIQPGDVPKTWADVEPLNNLTGFRPQVTVKEGVKKFINWYKKYYTD from the coding sequence ATGAAAGTTCTTATCACCGGCACGGCTGGTTTTATCGGGTTTCACTTAACAAAGCGTTTGCTTGAGGAAAACTTTGAAATAGTGGGCCTGGATAATATAAACGACTATTATGATGTGAAGCTGAAAAAAGACCGACTGAAAGAAACAGGTATTGATGAGATCAGCGAAGATAATCTTGTAACAAGTTCATCAAACAGCAATTATCGTTTCATCAAAACAGATCTTGGAAATAAAGAAGTTGTAGAACAGCTTTTCGAGTCAGAACAATTCGATATAGTTATTAACTTAGCGGCTCAGGCGGGCGTTCGTTATAGCCTTGAGAATCCACACTCATATATAGAAAGTAATATAGTCGGTTTTTTAAATATCCTTGAAGGATGTCGCCATACGAATGTATCTCATCTGTTGTATGCTTCATCAAGTTCAGTATATGGATCAAACAAAGAGATGCCTTTCAAAACATCAGACAATGTAGATCATCCGGTGAGTTTATATGCTGCAAGTAAAAAGTCTGATGAATTGATGGCCCATGCATATTCTCATCTGTATGGCATTCCAACAACGGGGCTTCGCTTTTTTACCGTTTATGGCCCATGGGGACGGCCCGATATGGCACTGTTCCTGTTTACAAAAGCGATGTTGGAAGGACATCCAATTAAGGTATTTAATCACGGTAATATGGCTCGCGATTTTACTTATGTTGATGATATTGTTGAGGGAATGAAAAGATTAATTCTAAAAGCGCCTTCTGAATCTTCAGGTCAGCTAACTGCTCCTTACCAGCTTTTTAATATTGGGTATGGCAGTCCTGTCAATCTCATGGACTTTATCAATGAAATTGAAGAAAACCTGGGAATTGAAGCTGAAAAGAACATGATGGACATACAACCCGGCGATGTTCCTAAAACATGGGCAGATGTGGAACCTCTTAACAATTTAACAGGATTTCGTCCACAAGTAACTGTAAAAGAGGGAGTTAAAAAATTTATAAATTGGTATAAAAAATACTATACTGATTAA
- a CDS encoding nucleotide sugar dehydrogenase, translating into MNIKQLLQKIQNREFKVGIIGLGYVGLPLMWTFHDNGMPVIGYDIDEYKVKCIEEGTPYIKHLGKDKMQVLAESDRSSATADFSRLEEADALLMCVPTPLNTHREPEMRFVVETARVIAKNLRKNQLVILESTTWPGTTQELIIPILEEESGLTSGEDFYVAYSPEREDPGNAEFNTSKIPKVVGGHGQEAVELACELYNTSIVETVPVSDTKTAEAVKLTENIFRSVNIALVNELKVIYKEMGIDVHEVLDAAETKPFGFMKFTPGPGLGGHCIPIDPFYLTWKARQFEQNTRFIELAGEINTEMPNYVVNRTLQALNSHKKAVNGSKVLILGLAYKPNVDDDRESPSYKLMDLFSSMGADVNYYDPYVPVIKESREHAHWAGTKSVEWNKDTIQQYDVVVISTNHDEIDYHELSEWNDLIVDTRNSMKHISSKNGHVWKA; encoded by the coding sequence ATGAACATCAAACAGTTACTGCAAAAAATTCAAAATAGAGAGTTTAAAGTTGGAATTATCGGTCTTGGTTATGTTGGGTTACCACTGATGTGGACTTTCCACGACAATGGAATGCCTGTTATTGGGTACGATATTGATGAGTACAAAGTGAAATGCATTGAAGAGGGTACACCTTACATCAAACATCTCGGAAAAGATAAAATGCAGGTATTAGCTGAATCAGACAGGTCTTCTGCTACTGCAGATTTCTCTCGATTAGAGGAAGCTGATGCACTTCTGATGTGTGTACCTACCCCGCTGAATACTCACAGAGAGCCGGAGATGAGATTTGTTGTGGAAACGGCCAGGGTTATCGCAAAAAATTTAAGGAAAAACCAGTTGGTAATCCTTGAGTCTACAACATGGCCGGGTACTACCCAGGAATTAATTATCCCGATTCTGGAAGAAGAAAGCGGCTTAACTTCGGGGGAAGATTTTTATGTAGCGTACAGCCCGGAGCGCGAAGATCCCGGAAATGCAGAGTTTAATACGTCCAAGATTCCTAAAGTTGTGGGCGGACATGGACAGGAAGCAGTAGAACTTGCCTGCGAACTCTACAATACATCCATTGTGGAAACAGTGCCCGTAAGCGATACAAAAACAGCCGAAGCGGTAAAATTAACTGAAAATATATTTCGTTCAGTTAACATTGCGTTGGTAAATGAATTAAAAGTGATTTATAAAGAGATGGGTATCGATGTCCATGAAGTGTTGGATGCGGCTGAAACCAAACCCTTTGGATTTATGAAGTTTACTCCGGGACCTGGTTTGGGAGGACATTGTATTCCAATCGATCCATTTTATTTAACGTGGAAAGCAAGGCAGTTTGAGCAAAATACGCGATTTATTGAGCTGGCCGGTGAGATTAACACCGAGATGCCAAATTATGTAGTAAACAGAACACTTCAGGCACTCAACTCTCATAAAAAAGCTGTAAACGGCAGCAAAGTTTTGATTCTTGGTTTAGCCTACAAACCCAACGTGGATGATGATAGAGAATCACCCAGTTATAAACTGATGGATCTATTCTCTTCAATGGGTGCAGACGTGAATTACTACGATCCCTATGTGCCTGTAATCAAAGAATCCAGGGAACATGCGCACTGGGCGGGTACCAAATCCGTGGAATGGAATAAAGATACCATACAACAGTATGATGTGGTTGTTATTTCAACAAATCACGATGAGATAGATTACCATGAATTATCTGAATGGAACGACCTGATTGTGGATACCCGTAACTCCATGAAGCATATATCATCTAAAAACGGGCATGTTTGGAAAGCTTAA
- a CDS encoding nucleoside-diphosphate sugar epimerase/dehydratase, with amino-acid sequence MAILKKYTSRVFFFIAGDAIAILLSSFISIYILRSVASFSVELPILFIAAYLVLSLLFLGLFKMYKVSWRFTSLRELLMIISALTISAILYAGFLVVIGQANNIQLSLLAITHLQSILYIGAFRISKRLNLEIFQNQHHEKRAIVFGAGNAGDQIMRDIKRHTHWNLNIIAVFDDAEKLHGLSMHGVPIKGDRNKMIQFLRYTDIDELIIAIPSLPKHDLKSVIKRIKNVKPNLKVKVLPSFHLLSDDPVGVKNIREISIDDILGREPAKIDMDSIRSSIEGKTVLITGAGGSIGREIVRQCVSLNVGKLIALDIDETEVFHIQKEFEDGEVNLVPYVANIMDEDKMNRLLKKEKPHIIFHAAAYKHVPMMEDFPEEAIKVNVKGTDVLARLSCTHDVDKFVLISTDKAVNPTNVMGATKRIAEEICLDHNDLCITKFISVRFGNVLGSRGSVVPIFIDQIQNGGPVTITHPEVKRYFMTIPEAVLLVMQAGEMGKGGEVFVLDMGEPVKILDMAKQLIQLHGLEPEKDIPIEFIGLRPGEKMFEELLKAEEGVENTSHELIHKAICRKDVNNDELTMVISQMVESIENGNMDSLRNHIKKIVPTYSYKDSYKTLNNERDSLKNYTN; translated from the coding sequence ATGGCAATATTGAAGAAATATACAAGCCGTGTCTTTTTTTTCATTGCAGGAGATGCGATCGCCATACTGCTGTCTTCTTTCATATCGATATATATTTTAAGGTCTGTAGCCAGTTTTTCGGTTGAACTACCTATCCTGTTTATAGCCGCTTATTTAGTACTTTCTCTCCTTTTTCTTGGCCTGTTTAAGATGTATAAGGTAAGCTGGCGTTTTACCAGTCTTCGTGAATTGTTAATGATTATTAGTGCTTTGACAATTTCCGCTATTTTATACGCCGGGTTTTTAGTGGTCATAGGACAGGCCAACAATATACAGCTCTCTTTACTTGCAATAACCCATCTGCAAAGCATACTCTATATTGGTGCTTTCCGAATAAGTAAACGTTTAAATCTTGAAATTTTTCAAAATCAACATCACGAAAAAAGAGCCATTGTATTCGGAGCGGGTAATGCGGGTGATCAGATCATGCGGGATATAAAACGGCATACACACTGGAATTTAAATATTATTGCTGTATTCGATGATGCTGAGAAATTACATGGTCTTTCCATGCATGGGGTTCCAATTAAAGGCGACAGAAATAAAATGATTCAATTTCTGCGATATACAGATATCGATGAGTTGATTATTGCTATACCGTCTCTCCCAAAGCATGATCTGAAATCGGTCATCAAGAGAATAAAAAACGTAAAACCGAACTTAAAGGTAAAAGTACTGCCATCCTTTCACCTTCTTTCAGATGATCCGGTAGGGGTTAAAAATATTCGCGAAATCAGTATTGATGATATTCTTGGCCGCGAACCTGCAAAAATTGATATGGATTCAATTCGCAGCAGTATTGAAGGAAAAACAGTTTTAATAACTGGTGCCGGAGGTTCGATAGGCCGGGAAATTGTCAGGCAGTGTGTAAGTTTAAATGTTGGTAAACTCATTGCTCTTGATATTGATGAAACCGAAGTGTTTCATATACAGAAAGAGTTTGAAGATGGAGAGGTAAATCTTGTACCATATGTTGCAAATATTATGGATGAAGATAAAATGAACCGGCTTTTAAAGAAGGAAAAGCCTCATATTATCTTTCATGCAGCTGCTTATAAGCATGTGCCCATGATGGAAGATTTTCCGGAAGAAGCTATTAAAGTAAATGTGAAAGGTACAGATGTTCTTGCACGCCTCTCTTGTACCCATGATGTAGATAAATTTGTACTGATTTCAACGGATAAAGCTGTAAACCCAACTAATGTAATGGGGGCAACTAAACGGATTGCCGAGGAGATCTGTCTTGATCATAACGATCTTTGTATTACTAAATTTATATCGGTTCGTTTTGGTAATGTATTGGGATCCCGGGGTTCTGTAGTACCGATTTTTATCGATCAAATTCAAAATGGGGGCCCTGTTACAATTACACATCCTGAGGTAAAACGATATTTTATGACAATTCCTGAAGCAGTATTATTAGTAATGCAGGCAGGAGAGATGGGTAAAGGAGGCGAAGTTTTTGTATTGGATATGGGTGAACCCGTTAAGATTTTAGATATGGCTAAACAACTCATTCAGCTTCATGGCTTAGAGCCTGAAAAAGACATTCCGATTGAGTTTATTGGTTTACGACCCGGCGAAAAAATGTTTGAAGAACTGCTGAAGGCTGAAGAGGGGGTTGAAAATACTTCTCACGAGTTAATTCACAAGGCTATTTGCAGGAAAGATGTAAATAATGATGAACTCACAATGGTAATTTCTCAAATGGTGGAAAGTATTGAGAACGGAAATATGGATTCACTTCGCAATCATATCAAAAAAATTGTTCCTACGTACTCCTACAAAGACTCGTATAAAACTCTCAATAATGAACGCGACTCTTTGAAGAATTATACCAATTAG